Proteins encoded within one genomic window of Flavobacterium sp. NG2:
- a CDS encoding 2-dehydropantoate 2-reductase, whose protein sequence is MQTRIGILGIGGVGGYFGGLLAKAYASSESVDVVFIARGLTKQHIAENGLKIVLDESEMTVFPSKVSDHPDEIGKLDYLICATKTYDIETSLSSVARCITKNTIILPLYNGVDATERISTLFPDNEVLQGCVYIVSQIETPGTIRKMGFYEKLFFGSDTAPIGKLRNLQLLFQKANIQSYLVENIEDTVWEKFVFISTLASATSYLNQNIGEILHSAESRKFYVDLLHEITLLAAVKGINLPDDIIMQTILKLEKTPHEATSSMHRDILAGNNFELASLTEYVVNEAVKYEVDTPTYKMVLDKLSKISSLAE, encoded by the coding sequence ATGCAAACGCGAATAGGAATTCTAGGGATAGGTGGAGTAGGAGGTTATTTTGGTGGTCTCTTAGCAAAAGCCTATGCAAGTTCAGAATCAGTTGATGTTGTTTTTATTGCTCGTGGATTAACAAAGCAGCACATTGCCGAAAATGGGCTGAAAATCGTTTTGGATGAATCCGAGATGACAGTTTTTCCTTCTAAAGTTTCAGACCATCCCGATGAAATTGGCAAACTTGATTATTTGATTTGTGCTACTAAAACCTATGATATTGAAACCAGTTTAAGTTCAGTAGCTAGATGCATTACTAAAAACACCATAATTTTACCACTTTACAATGGAGTAGATGCTACGGAGCGTATAAGTACACTTTTTCCAGATAACGAAGTCTTGCAAGGTTGTGTTTATATTGTTTCACAAATTGAAACTCCTGGTACGATTAGAAAAATGGGTTTTTATGAAAAGTTATTCTTTGGGTCTGATACGGCACCCATCGGAAAATTGAGAAACTTACAATTGCTTTTTCAAAAGGCAAATATTCAAAGTTATTTGGTCGAAAATATTGAAGATACGGTTTGGGAAAAATTTGTGTTCATTTCTACTTTGGCTTCGGCAACTTCTTATTTGAATCAAAATATTGGAGAAATCCTGCACTCAGCTGAAAGTCGTAAATTTTATGTGGATTTACTTCATGAAATTACCTTGCTAGCGGCTGTAAAAGGCATAAATCTACCTGATGATATCATCATGCAAACGATTTTAAAATTAGAAAAAACACCTCATGAAGCAACTTCATCGATGCATCGTGATATTTTAGCAGGAAATAATTTTGAACTAGCGTCTTTAACAGAATATGTTGTGAACGAAGCGGTCAAATACGAGGTAGATACTCCAACCTATAAAATGGTTTTGGATAAATTATCTAAAATCTCTTCATTGGCAGAGTAA
- a CDS encoding Txe/YoeB family addiction module toxin, giving the protein MEVKFTKKAIEHIEFWKKSGNKAIQKKIQLLIEDIVKTPFQGIGKPEALKYNLLGTWSRKINEEHRIVYEIPDEGIVLIHSLKGHYNDLNI; this is encoded by the coding sequence ATGGAAGTAAAATTCACTAAAAAAGCTATTGAACATATAGAATTTTGGAAGAAATCAGGCAATAAAGCTATTCAGAAAAAGATCCAACTTTTGATTGAAGATATAGTTAAAACTCCATTCCAAGGAATTGGTAAACCTGAAGCGTTGAAATATAATTTACTAGGAACTTGGTCTAGGAAAATAAATGAAGAACATCGAATTGTTTATGAAATTCCAGATGAAGGTATAGTATTGATTCATAGTTTAAAAGGACATTATAACGATTTAAATATTTAA
- a CDS encoding DUF2683 family protein: protein MSTITIEVDKKSLSFVKTLLEHLKGVKNITVEEDDSPYNPDFVKSVEEGREEYKRGDSTTISTEDLWK from the coding sequence ATGAGTACTATAACTATTGAGGTAGATAAAAAAAGCCTTTCGTTTGTTAAAACACTTTTAGAACATTTAAAAGGAGTTAAAAATATTACTGTAGAGGAAGATGATAGTCCTTATAATCCTGATTTTGTGAAATCAGTTGAAGAAGGCAGAGAGGAGTATAAGAGAGGTGATTCTACGACTATTTCTACTGAAGATTTATGGAAGTAA
- a CDS encoding fused MFS/spermidine synthase, with protein MIKQILSYLIPIVLYKRKSKLSKSLEVLWNKGELVIDSENTNYSYGDLQRILKIGLLDIGFEKIVRMNHILVLGVAGGSVVKTLIEDIQFKGKITGVEIDPEIIKIANKYFNLKDISQLNIVIDDAFEFVLKTKDKYDLIIVDVFQDTQMPNFLYQNYFTDRICSLLNSKGYILFNTMLLDKKQNLLNETYISSFKKENFSIRAIPRVEKHNELIVIERTH; from the coding sequence ATGATAAAACAAATACTCAGCTACCTTATCCCTATTGTTCTTTATAAAAGGAAATCAAAACTAAGTAAGTCTTTGGAGGTTTTATGGAATAAAGGTGAATTAGTTATTGATTCTGAAAACACTAATTATTCTTATGGCGATTTACAGCGAATTTTAAAAATTGGACTTCTAGATATCGGTTTTGAAAAAATAGTACGCATGAATCATATTCTGGTACTTGGGGTTGCTGGAGGTAGCGTAGTTAAAACCTTAATTGAAGACATTCAGTTTAAAGGTAAAATCACTGGGGTTGAAATTGATCCCGAAATCATTAAAATTGCTAATAAATACTTCAATCTTAAAGATATTTCTCAACTCAATATAGTAATTGATGATGCTTTCGAATTTGTTCTAAAAACCAAGGACAAATATGATTTAATTATTGTCGATGTTTTTCAAGATACCCAAATGCCTAATTTTTTATATCAAAATTATTTTACAGATAGAATTTGTTCTCTTTTAAACTCCAAAGGATATATTTTATTCAACACTATGCTTTTGGATAAAAAACAAAATCTCCTTAATGAAACCTATATTTCCAGTTTCAAGAAGGAGAACTTTAGCATCCGTGCTATTCCTAGAGTAGAAAAACACAACGAATTAATTGTAATCGAACGTACACATTAA
- a CDS encoding DUF3822 family protein, translating to MDITEKKYKRLSIQVSLTGLSYCCFDTLNNTVSSFNEVHFDAIDKGIKIEELFSDAFEKHTELNEDFDDVLIIHNNNLSTFVPTALFDENFIGSYLQYNTKVFETDFFAFDEISNYQINAVYIPYVNMNNFFIDKFGTFDYKHANSILVTKLMEKSKNNDTKTMWVHFNEGHFEIIVIQNQKLLLFNSFEYSTPEDFLYYLLFTAEQLNMNPENFPLELIGNIVTDSDFYKIAYRFIRNIRLIDVEDLRWNNYFSEAENRKHFILFNS from the coding sequence ATGGACATTACCGAGAAAAAATACAAAAGACTATCCATTCAAGTATCCTTGACTGGGCTTTCTTATTGCTGTTTTGACACTTTAAACAACACGGTTTCCTCTTTTAATGAAGTTCATTTTGACGCTATTGATAAAGGGATAAAAATCGAAGAATTATTTTCGGATGCTTTTGAAAAACATACTGAATTGAATGAAGATTTTGATGATGTGTTAATCATTCACAATAACAACCTTTCGACTTTTGTGCCTACTGCACTTTTTGATGAAAATTTCATTGGAAGCTATTTGCAGTATAACACTAAAGTATTTGAAACGGATTTTTTTGCTTTTGACGAAATCAGTAATTATCAAATTAATGCGGTTTATATTCCGTATGTCAATATGAATAACTTTTTTATTGACAAATTTGGCACTTTCGATTACAAACATGCCAACAGTATTTTGGTGACCAAGTTAATGGAGAAATCCAAAAATAATGATACCAAAACCATGTGGGTTCATTTTAATGAAGGGCATTTTGAAATCATTGTAATTCAGAATCAAAAGTTGCTTTTATTCAATTCTTTTGAATATTCTACCCCAGAAGATTTCTTGTATTACCTCCTTTTTACAGCAGAACAACTCAATATGAATCCGGAGAATTTCCCTCTCGAATTAATAGGGAATATTGTTACGGATAGTGATTTTTACAAAATAGCCTATCGATTTATTCGCAACATCCGTTTGATTGATGTAGAAGACTTACGATGGAACAATTATTTTTCTGAGGCCGAAAACAGAAAACACTTTATACTTTTCAACTCATGA
- a CDS encoding ATP-dependent DNA helicase, translating to MNSSLFYSLLRKNFPFAPTYNQDIFFQKIAVFLTDTYNDTIFVLKGYAGTGKTTVISTIVNNLQEINKKYVLLAPTGRAAKVIANYSDKPAYTIHKKIYFPKKSSGGGVSFVLQPNKHKNTIFIVDEASMISDTNSDSKLYENGSLLDDLISYVYSGTNCKMILLGDTAQLPPVNLEVSPALDINTLSLHYNKEVEHIELDEVMRQEEDSGILFNATELRELLKDSFISDFQFDVRKFKDIVRLIDGYDIQDAIHSSYSNYSIEDTAFIVRSNKRANQYNEQIRSKILDKESELSSGDFLMVVKNNYFWLKDSDEAGFIANGDIIEVLEIFKIQELYGFKFAKVKIRMVDYPKQIPFETVLLLDTIKSESPSLSYEDSNRLYEEVMKDYENETTKYKKFQKVKANEYFNGLQVKFSYAITCHKSQGGQWNTVFIEQPYLPNGVDRDYIRWLYTAMTRAKNKLYLIGFKDDSFVD from the coding sequence ATGAATTCCTCCTTATTTTATAGCCTTTTACGAAAAAATTTTCCTTTTGCACCAACCTACAATCAGGATATTTTTTTTCAAAAAATTGCTGTCTTTTTGACTGATACTTATAATGATACAATTTTTGTACTCAAAGGATACGCAGGGACAGGAAAAACGACTGTGATTTCGACAATCGTAAACAATCTACAGGAAATCAATAAAAAATATGTGTTGCTTGCACCTACAGGTCGTGCGGCAAAAGTAATTGCTAATTATTCCGATAAACCAGCCTATACGATTCATAAAAAAATCTATTTCCCGAAGAAATCATCTGGAGGTGGCGTTTCTTTTGTATTGCAACCCAACAAACATAAAAACACCATATTTATTGTCGATGAAGCTTCGATGATTTCAGACACCAATTCAGATTCTAAATTATACGAAAACGGTTCGTTGTTGGACGATTTGATTTCGTATGTTTATTCGGGAACCAACTGTAAAATGATACTGCTTGGAGATACCGCACAGTTGCCGCCAGTGAATTTAGAGGTGAGTCCTGCGCTTGATATTAACACTTTAAGCTTACATTACAATAAAGAAGTCGAGCATATTGAACTTGATGAAGTTATGCGTCAAGAAGAAGACTCAGGAATCTTATTCAACGCTACCGAATTAAGAGAATTGTTGAAAGATTCTTTTATTAGTGATTTTCAGTTTGATGTTCGTAAATTTAAAGATATTGTTCGATTAATTGACGGCTATGATATTCAAGATGCCATTCATTCTTCGTATAGTAATTATAGTATTGAGGACACCGCTTTTATTGTTCGGTCTAACAAAAGAGCAAACCAGTACAATGAACAAATCCGTTCTAAAATTTTGGATAAGGAAAGTGAGTTGTCTTCTGGCGATTTTTTGATGGTGGTCAAGAATAATTATTTTTGGTTAAAAGATTCGGACGAAGCTGGTTTTATTGCCAATGGTGATATTATCGAAGTTTTAGAAATTTTCAAGATCCAAGAATTGTACGGTTTTAAGTTTGCCAAAGTAAAAATAAGAATGGTCGATTATCCAAAACAAATTCCTTTTGAAACGGTTTTGTTGTTAGATACCATCAAAAGTGAATCACCATCCTTGTCATATGAAGACTCGAATCGCTTATATGAAGAGGTGATGAAAGACTATGAAAATGAGACTACCAAATACAAGAAATTTCAAAAAGTAAAAGCAAATGAATACTTTAATGGGCTGCAGGTAAAGTTCTCCTATGCAATCACTTGTCATAAATCACAAGGAGGGCAATGGAATACGGTTTTCATTGAACAACCATACTTACCCAACGGTGTGGATAGGGATTATATTCGTTGGTTGTACACAGCCATGACCCGTGCCAAAAACAAATTATATTTGATAGGATTTAAGGATGACAGCTTTGTGGATTAA
- the kdsB gene encoding 3-deoxy-manno-octulosonate cytidylyltransferase: protein MKIIAVIPARYASTRFHAKLMQDLGGKTVILRTYEAAKKSNLFDDVFVVTDSELIFNEIDSNGGKAIMSIKEHESGSDRIAEAVENMDVDVVVNVQGDEPFIDTEALEKLIEVYKNDFDKKVDLASLMCEIKEEEEINNPNNVKVVVNQNGFALYFSRSVIPFPRETNVGVRYMKHIGIYAFRKQALMDFYNLPMQSLEASEKLEQLRYLEFGKSIKMIETTHIGIGIDTKEDLEKARKMV from the coding sequence ATGAAAATAATAGCAGTCATTCCCGCACGTTACGCCTCTACACGATTCCATGCCAAGTTAATGCAGGATTTGGGAGGAAAAACAGTGATTTTAAGGACCTACGAAGCTGCCAAAAAATCAAATCTTTTTGATGATGTATTTGTTGTAACGGATTCCGAATTGATTTTTAACGAAATTGATTCCAATGGAGGAAAAGCCATTATGAGTATCAAGGAACACGAATCAGGAAGTGACCGAATAGCCGAAGCGGTTGAAAACATGGATGTGGATGTGGTAGTGAATGTGCAAGGTGACGAACCTTTTATAGATACTGAAGCGCTCGAGAAATTAATTGAAGTTTATAAAAATGATTTTGATAAGAAAGTTGATTTGGCTTCGTTAATGTGTGAAATTAAAGAAGAGGAAGAAATCAACAATCCTAATAATGTAAAAGTAGTAGTGAATCAAAACGGATTTGCATTGTACTTTTCTCGTTCAGTAATTCCTTTTCCAAGAGAAACGAATGTAGGTGTACGTTATATGAAGCATATCGGGATTTATGCCTTTAGAAAACAAGCTTTGATGGATTTTTATAATTTACCAATGCAGTCCTTGGAAGCATCCGAGAAATTAGAGCAATTACGTTATTTAGAGTTTGGCAAAAGCATCAAAATGATAGAAACTACTCACATTGGAATTGGGATAGATACTAAAGAAGATTTAGAAAAAGCCCGTAAAATGGTTTAA
- a CDS encoding RsmD family RNA methyltransferase, with the protein MRIISGKYKGRRISPPKGLPVRPTTDMSKEALFNVLNNHFNFEGLKVLDLFSGTGNISYEFASRGSSPITSVDGDFGCVKFIKQTAAEYDFNIAATKSDIFKFLEKNKATYDIIFADPPYNFDQATFEKIVLLIFANNCLNDDGMMIIEHSKYTKLDHLTHFSFKKTYGGSIFSFFEMENGEQEIEEDTDGEEE; encoded by the coding sequence ATGAGAATCATTTCAGGTAAATACAAAGGCAGACGTATCTCACCACCAAAAGGACTTCCTGTTCGACCAACGACCGATATGTCCAAAGAGGCCTTATTTAATGTTTTGAACAATCATTTTAATTTTGAAGGATTAAAAGTACTGGATTTGTTCTCTGGAACAGGAAATATTAGTTACGAATTTGCCTCTAGAGGAAGTTCTCCAATTACTTCTGTAGACGGAGATTTTGGATGTGTTAAATTCATTAAACAAACAGCAGCCGAATATGACTTTAATATTGCTGCCACAAAAAGTGATATTTTTAAGTTTTTAGAAAAAAACAAAGCTACCTACGACATTATTTTTGCCGATCCTCCATATAATTTTGATCAAGCAACGTTCGAAAAGATTGTATTACTCATTTTTGCGAATAACTGTTTGAATGATGACGGCATGATGATTATAGAACATTCTAAATATACCAAATTAGACCATCTTACCCACTTTTCATTTAAGAAAACCTATGGTGGTTCCATCTTTAGCTTTTTTGAAATGGAAAACGGAGAGCAAGAAATAGAAGAAGACACTGATGGTGAAGAAGAATAA